A genomic region of Bosea sp. 124 contains the following coding sequences:
- a CDS encoding Ldh family oxidoreductase has translation MTRLSFEQVETRLTGIFAGAGASPANAASVAWALVMAEADGLKGHGLSRVPTYLAMLKAGKIDGQVVPKASRPKPGVLAIDAGHGFAYPAIDLAVAELPDLAREQGVIAAPIRRSNHCGAAGLHVERLAEQGLVAMLFANTPGAIAPWGGSKPVFGTNPIAFAAPLAGREPVVIDMALSKVARGPIVAAKQRGETIPEGWALDVHGKPTTDAAAALAGTMVPLGDAKGATLAMMVEILAAALVGAHFGFQASSFLDDKGGPPDTGQLILAIDPHAMGGNWFDERMRVLAHAIEAQEGTRLPGVRRLTLREKAKAEGIEVPEELLAG, from the coding sequence ATGACCAGGCTCTCCTTCGAACAGGTCGAAACCCGCCTGACCGGGATCTTCGCAGGCGCAGGCGCCTCGCCGGCCAATGCCGCTTCCGTCGCATGGGCTCTGGTGATGGCCGAGGCCGACGGCCTGAAGGGCCATGGCCTGTCGCGCGTGCCGACCTATCTCGCCATGCTGAAGGCCGGCAAGATCGACGGCCAGGTCGTGCCCAAGGCGTCGCGGCCGAAGCCCGGCGTGCTGGCGATCGATGCCGGCCACGGCTTCGCCTATCCGGCGATCGATCTCGCCGTGGCCGAACTGCCGGACCTCGCCCGCGAACAGGGCGTCATCGCCGCGCCGATCCGCCGGTCGAACCATTGCGGCGCCGCGGGGCTGCATGTCGAGCGTCTGGCCGAGCAGGGGCTCGTCGCCATGCTGTTCGCCAACACGCCTGGCGCCATCGCGCCCTGGGGCGGCTCTAAGCCGGTCTTCGGCACAAATCCGATCGCCTTCGCGGCGCCGCTGGCCGGGCGCGAGCCGGTCGTCATCGACATGGCGCTGTCCAAGGTCGCCCGCGGGCCGATCGTCGCGGCCAAGCAGAGAGGCGAGACGATTCCCGAGGGCTGGGCGCTGGACGTCCATGGCAAGCCGACGACCGATGCAGCCGCTGCGCTCGCCGGCACCATGGTCCCGCTGGGCGACGCCAAGGGCGCGACGCTCGCCATGATGGTCGAGATTCTGGCGGCGGCGCTGGTCGGCGCGCATTTCGGCTTCCAGGCCTCTTCCTTCCTGGACGACAAGGGCGGCCCGCCCGACACTGGCCAGCTCATCCTCGCCATCGACCCGCACGCGATGGGTGGCAACTGGTTCGACGAGCGCATGCGCGTCCTCGCTCACGCAATCGAGGCGCAGGAGGGTACCCGCCTGCCGGGCGTCCGGCGCCTGACTCTGCGCGAGAAGGCGAAGGCCGAAGGGATTGAGGTTCCTGAGGAACTGCTGGCAGGCTGA
- the ade gene encoding adenine deaminase, which yields MTNAAKVSSQELAHRIAQGRGDEPADLVIRGARLFDLVTGALVETDIALCGDSIVGTHGRYQGKTTFDAAGLIAVPGFIDTHLHVESSLVTPLEFERCVLPHGVTTAICDPHEIANVLGTGGIRYFLACAEAMRMDLRVNLSSCVPATHLETAGARLDAADLTPMMDHPKVIGLAEFMNFPGVLHRDPACLAKLEAFSQRHIDGHAPLVRGMDLNGYLSAGIRTDHETTTADEAREKLAKGMAILIREGSVSKDLHALIPLISRDASPFLAFCTDDRNPLDIAEEGHLDHMIRTAIAHGADVLATYRIATLSAARNFGLFDRGFIGPGKRADIVLVEDLTACSVKQVFAGGRLVEPALFADREHVEPVGRGSVKSRALTPADFRAAARDGETPVIGVVPGRIITERLGLRLPSRDGEALPDLAQDAVKVTVIERHGKTGGIATGFVHGFGMKHGAIASSVGHDSHNLCVVGVDAASMAAAANRLIAIGGGFAVADSGAVTAELALPVAGLMSDQPFETVRHGLEDLRAAAKALGVVLAEPFLQVAFLTLPVIPHLKITDKGLVDVDAFDFV from the coding sequence ATGACCAATGCCGCCAAGGTCTCCAGCCAGGAACTGGCCCATCGGATCGCGCAGGGGCGCGGCGACGAGCCGGCCGATCTCGTCATTCGCGGGGCGCGGCTGTTCGATCTGGTCACCGGGGCGCTGGTCGAGACCGATATCGCGCTCTGCGGCGACAGCATCGTCGGCACCCATGGGCGCTATCAGGGCAAAACGACGTTCGACGCCGCCGGGCTGATCGCGGTGCCCGGCTTCATCGACACCCATCTCCATGTCGAATCCTCGCTGGTAACGCCGCTGGAATTCGAGCGCTGCGTGCTGCCGCATGGCGTCACGACGGCGATCTGCGACCCGCACGAGATCGCCAATGTCCTTGGCACCGGGGGCATCCGCTACTTCCTCGCCTGCGCCGAGGCGATGCGGATGGATTTGCGCGTGAACCTGTCGAGCTGCGTGCCGGCGACGCATCTGGAGACCGCTGGCGCCCGGCTCGACGCCGCGGACCTCACGCCGATGATGGACCACCCCAAGGTGATCGGGCTGGCGGAGTTCATGAACTTCCCCGGCGTCCTGCATCGCGATCCCGCCTGCCTCGCCAAGCTGGAAGCCTTCTCCCAGCGTCATATCGACGGGCATGCACCGCTTGTCCGGGGCATGGACCTGAACGGCTATCTGTCCGCCGGCATCCGCACCGACCACGAGACAACGACGGCGGACGAGGCGCGCGAAAAGCTCGCCAAAGGCATGGCGATCCTGATCCGCGAGGGCTCGGTCTCGAAGGACCTGCACGCGCTGATCCCGCTGATCTCGCGCGACGCCTCGCCCTTCCTCGCCTTCTGCACCGACGACCGCAACCCGCTCGATATCGCCGAGGAGGGCCATCTCGACCACATGATCCGCACGGCCATCGCCCATGGCGCGGATGTGCTGGCGACCTATCGCATCGCCACGCTCTCGGCGGCACGGAATTTCGGCCTGTTCGACCGCGGCTTCATCGGGCCGGGCAAGCGGGCCGATATCGTGCTGGTCGAGGATCTGACGGCGTGCTCGGTGAAACAGGTTTTTGCTGGCGGCAGGCTTGTCGAACCGGCGCTCTTTGCAGACCGGGAGCACGTCGAGCCGGTCGGGCGGGGCAGCGTCAAGAGCCGGGCGCTGACGCCCGCAGATTTCAGGGCAGCGGCACGCGATGGCGAGACGCCGGTGATCGGCGTGGTGCCCGGGCGCATCATCACCGAGCGGCTTGGCCTGCGCCTGCCCTCACGCGATGGCGAGGCCCTACCCGATCTCGCGCAGGACGCGGTCAAGGTCACGGTGATCGAGCGGCACGGCAAGACTGGCGGCATCGCGACCGGCTTCGTTCATGGCTTCGGCATGAAGCACGGCGCGATCGCCTCCTCGGTCGGCCATGACAGCCATAACCTCTGCGTCGTGGGGGTCGACGCCGCCTCGATGGCGGCGGCGGCCAACCGCCTGATCGCAATCGGCGGCGGCTTTGCCGTCGCGGACAGCGGCGCGGTGACGGCGGAGCTGGCGCTGCCCGTCGCCGGGCTGATGAGCGACCAGCCCTTCGAGACGGTGCGGCACGGGCTGGAAGACTTGCGGGCGGCAGCCAAGGCGCTCGGCGTCGTGCTGGCCGAACCGTTCCTGCAGGTCGCCTTCCTGACGCTCCCGGTGATCCCGCATCTCAAGATCACGGACAAGGGGCTGGTCGACGTCGACGCGTTCGATTTCGTGTGA
- the gatA gene encoding Asp-tRNA(Asn)/Glu-tRNA(Gln) amidotransferase subunit GatA, giving the protein MTDLTRLTLTEARDGLKAKTFSATELTKAHIAAVEKARALNAYVLETPEHALKQAAVSDARLAKGDAGPLEGLPLGIKDLFATEGVRTTACSKILGNFIPPYESTVSGQLWRDGAVMLGKLNNDEFAMGSSNETSAFGSVVNPWRRKGSNVGAGATGAVEGAHLVPGGSSGGSASAVAADLCLAATATDTGGSIRQPAAFTGTVGIKPTYGRCSRWGIVAFASSLDQAGPIGKSVRDCAVMLRSMAGHDPKDTTSVDNAVPDYEKAVGRSVKGMKIGIPREYRLDGLNAEIEALWQQGIDWLKAAGAEIVEISLPHTKYALPAYYIVAPAEASSNLARYDGVRYGLREQGRDIVEMYEKTRAAGFGAEVKRRIMIGTYVLSAGYYDAYYLKAQKVRTLIKRDFDEAYAAGIDAVLTPATPSAAFGIGEKGSADPVEMYLNDIFTVTVNMAGLPGLAVPAGLDRQGLPLGLQLIGRPFDEETLFSLGQAIEDAAGRFPVAERWWG; this is encoded by the coding sequence GTGACCGATCTCACCCGCCTGACCCTGACCGAAGCGCGCGACGGGCTGAAGGCCAAGACCTTCTCCGCGACCGAGCTGACGAAGGCCCATATCGCCGCTGTCGAGAAGGCGCGCGCGCTGAACGCCTATGTGCTGGAGACCCCGGAGCACGCGCTGAAGCAGGCGGCGGTGTCCGATGCCAGGCTGGCGAAGGGCGACGCCGGCCCGCTCGAGGGTCTGCCGCTCGGCATCAAGGATCTCTTCGCGACGGAAGGCGTGCGCACCACTGCCTGCTCGAAAATCCTCGGCAACTTCATTCCGCCCTATGAGTCGACGGTTTCGGGCCAGCTCTGGCGCGACGGCGCCGTCATGCTCGGCAAGCTCAACAATGACGAATTCGCCATGGGCTCGTCGAACGAGACCTCGGCCTTCGGATCGGTGGTGAACCCGTGGCGCCGCAAAGGCTCCAATGTCGGCGCGGGCGCGACCGGCGCGGTCGAGGGCGCCCATCTTGTGCCGGGCGGCTCGTCAGGCGGCTCGGCCTCGGCGGTTGCGGCCGATCTCTGCCTCGCGGCGACCGCAACCGACACCGGCGGCTCGATCCGCCAGCCTGCCGCCTTCACCGGCACCGTCGGCATCAAGCCGACCTATGGCCGCTGCTCGCGCTGGGGCATCGTCGCCTTCGCCTCCTCGCTCGATCAGGCGGGCCCGATCGGCAAAAGCGTGCGCGACTGCGCCGTGATGCTGCGCTCCATGGCCGGTCACGATCCCAAGGACACGACCTCGGTCGACAACGCCGTGCCGGATTACGAGAAGGCCGTCGGCCGGTCGGTCAAGGGCATGAAGATCGGCATTCCCAGGGAATACCGGCTCGACGGGCTCAACGCCGAGATCGAAGCGCTCTGGCAGCAGGGCATCGACTGGCTCAAGGCTGCCGGCGCCGAGATCGTCGAGATCTCGCTGCCGCACACCAAATATGCCCTGCCGGCCTATTACATCGTCGCCCCGGCCGAAGCCTCGTCCAACCTCGCCCGCTATGACGGCGTCCGCTACGGCCTGCGCGAGCAGGGCCGCGACATCGTCGAGATGTACGAGAAGACCCGCGCCGCCGGCTTCGGCGCCGAGGTCAAGCGCCGCATCATGATCGGCACCTACGTCCTCTCGGCCGGCTATTACGACGCCTATTACCTCAAGGCCCAGAAGGTTCGGACGCTGATCAAGCGCGATTTCGACGAGGCCTATGCGGCCGGCATCGACGCCGTGCTGACGCCCGCCACGCCGTCCGCGGCTTTCGGCATCGGCGAGAAGGGCTCGGCCGACCCGGTCGAGATGTATCTCAACGACATCTTCACGGTCACGGTGAACATGGCCGGCCTGCCCGGCCTCGCCGTGCCGGCCGGGCTCGATCGTCAGGGCCTGCCGCTCGGCCTGCAGCTCATCGGCCGCCCCTTCGACGAGGAGACATTGTTCTCGCTCGGTCAGGCCATCGAGGACGCCGCAGGGCGCTTCCCGGTCGCAGAGCGCTGGTGGGGCTGA
- a CDS encoding metal-dependent hydrolase, translating into MKLTWFGHSAFRIDLAGTSLLIDPFFTGNPAFGGDVAAVSKGVSHIVVTHGHGDHIGDALAIAEANDATVVTNFDLCMYLASKGMKKFEPMNTGGTVDCGAFSASLVRADHSAGLVEAGVGFPLGNPNGVVIKAKGEKTLWHMGDTDIFSDMALISELHGVEVCICPIGDRFTMGGKTAALAMTRFVKPQTAIPCHYGSFPMIDQNADAFVAGLKGSSIEAVVPKKGEAVTI; encoded by the coding sequence ATGAAACTGACCTGGTTCGGCCATTCGGCCTTCCGTATCGATCTCGCCGGAACGTCCCTGCTGATCGACCCGTTCTTCACCGGGAACCCGGCCTTCGGGGGCGATGTTGCAGCCGTCTCGAAGGGCGTCAGCCACATCGTCGTCACCCACGGTCATGGCGACCATATCGGCGACGCGCTCGCCATCGCCGAGGCGAACGACGCGACGGTCGTGACCAATTTCGATCTCTGCATGTACCTCGCCTCGAAGGGGATGAAGAAATTCGAGCCGATGAACACCGGCGGCACGGTCGATTGCGGCGCCTTCTCGGCCAGCCTGGTCCGGGCCGATCATTCCGCCGGTCTGGTCGAGGCCGGGGTCGGCTTTCCGCTCGGCAACCCGAACGGCGTGGTCATCAAGGCGAAGGGCGAGAAGACCCTCTGGCACATGGGCGACACCGACATCTTCTCGGACATGGCGCTGATCAGCGAGCTTCATGGCGTGGAGGTCTGCATCTGTCCGATCGGGGACCGTTTCACCATGGGTGGCAAGACGGCGGCGCTCGCCATGACGCGTTTCGTCAAGCCGCAGACCGCAATCCCCTGCCATTACGGTTCGTTCCCGATGATCGACCAGAACGCGGATGCGTTCGTGGCAGGGCTGAAGGGCAGCAGCATCGAGGCGGTGGTGCCGAAGAAGGGCGAGGCTGTCACCATCTGA
- a CDS encoding multidrug efflux RND transporter permease subunit, producing the protein MFRFAHFFIDRPIFATVLSVLLTIAGAIAQRGLPIAEYPEIAPPTVSITATYPGASAEVVAATVATPIEQEVNGVDDMLYITSQSTGDGRVTINVVFKAGVDIDQAQVLVQNRVSAAEPRLPQDVRALGIQTRKASPDLMMVINMISPDGSRDAQYVSNYATLNVKDVLTRIDGVGNVQVFGARDFSMRVWLDPAKVSSRNLTAGDVVAALRAANVQVAAGAINQPPAKSDGAFQLSVNTLGRLTDIAEFENIVVRSDASGGTIRIRDIARVELGSQDYTTNAYLDNQNAVAIGIFQRPGSNALATADTLIKTMETMSREFPAGLEHRIIYNPTEFIAESVKAVVQTLIEAVALVVVVVILFLQTWRAAIIPIIAIPVSLVGTFLVMSAVGISFNTISLLALVLAIGIVVDDAIVVVENVERYLAEGMSAKDAAHKTMDEVGGALLAIALVLCAVFIPTAFISGLQGTFYQQFAVTIAASTAISCFVSLTLSPALAALLLKPHGHDEGQKKGFFYALGAPVRGFFHYFNKGFDWLSRSYGGLTSRLIRFSVILLIAYAGLIALTAQRLTSTPTGLVPQLDRGYFIAAFQLPPGSSLPRTDAVIRKASDLLLSRPGVAHAIAFAGLDGATFTIAPNTGVVFVSLKPFAERQKDGLTTQGILGDLRRQMFSISEAFALVIEPPAVPGIGTGGGLKGYVQDRSGRGLAALEGATWAVAGAAGQVPGIQQPFTLFSTKTPQVFADIDRTKAEMLGVPVTRVFETLSVYMGSAYINDFNLLGRTYRVTAQADNPFRLDLRDVANLKTRNADGEMVPIGSVASFSDTTGAYRVPRYNLFPAAEVQLSMARGFSTGQGIAAIEKIAAERLPAGFGFEWTEIALQEKLAGNTAVIAFGLAVVFVFLLLAALYESWMLPLAVILIVPMCILAAMIGVNHQGLDRNILVDIGLVVLVGLAAKNAILIVEFAKQAEDEGMHRRDAAIAAARTRLRPILMTSLAFILGVLPLTISVGAGAEMRQAMGIAVFSGMVGVTFFGLIFTPVFYVVVRWLADLRKKKTPAEPTRHEPTAAHG; encoded by the coding sequence ATGTTCCGTTTCGCCCATTTCTTCATCGACCGGCCCATCTTCGCCACCGTGCTCTCGGTGCTGCTGACGATCGCCGGCGCCATCGCCCAGCGCGGCCTCCCGATCGCCGAATATCCGGAGATCGCGCCGCCGACGGTCTCGATCACCGCGACTTATCCCGGCGCCTCGGCCGAGGTCGTTGCCGCGACCGTCGCGACCCCGATCGAGCAGGAGGTGAACGGCGTCGACGACATGCTCTACATCACCTCGCAGTCGACCGGCGACGGGCGGGTGACCATCAACGTCGTGTTCAAGGCCGGCGTCGACATCGACCAAGCGCAGGTGCTGGTGCAGAACCGGGTCTCGGCCGCGGAACCGCGGCTGCCGCAGGATGTGCGCGCGCTCGGCATCCAGACGCGCAAGGCCTCGCCCGATCTGATGATGGTCATTAACATGATCTCGCCGGATGGCTCGCGCGACGCGCAATACGTCTCGAACTACGCGACGCTCAACGTCAAGGACGTGCTGACGCGCATCGACGGCGTCGGCAACGTCCAGGTCTTCGGCGCGCGCGACTTCTCGATGCGGGTCTGGCTCGATCCCGCCAAGGTGTCGTCACGCAATCTGACGGCCGGCGATGTGGTGGCCGCGCTGCGCGCAGCCAACGTCCAGGTCGCGGCGGGCGCGATCAACCAGCCTCCGGCGAAATCCGACGGCGCCTTCCAGCTTTCCGTCAACACGCTCGGGCGCCTGACCGACATCGCCGAGTTCGAGAACATCGTCGTGCGCTCCGACGCCAGCGGCGGCACGATCCGGATTCGCGACATCGCGCGGGTCGAGCTCGGCTCGCAGGACTACACCACCAACGCCTATCTCGATAACCAGAACGCCGTCGCCATCGGCATCTTCCAGCGGCCGGGCTCGAATGCGCTCGCCACCGCCGACACCCTGATCAAGACCATGGAGACGATGTCGCGCGAGTTCCCCGCCGGGCTCGAACACCGCATCATCTACAACCCGACCGAGTTCATCGCCGAATCGGTCAAGGCGGTCGTCCAGACCCTGATCGAGGCCGTTGCGCTCGTCGTGGTCGTGGTGATCCTGTTCCTGCAGACATGGCGCGCGGCGATCATCCCGATCATCGCAATCCCGGTTTCACTGGTCGGCACCTTCCTCGTCATGAGCGCGGTTGGAATTTCGTTCAACACGATCTCGCTGCTGGCGCTGGTGCTGGCCATCGGCATCGTCGTCGACGACGCGATCGTCGTGGTCGAAAACGTCGAGCGCTATCTGGCCGAGGGCATGTCGGCGAAGGACGCCGCGCACAAGACGATGGACGAGGTCGGTGGCGCGCTGCTCGCCATCGCGCTCGTGCTCTGCGCCGTGTTCATCCCGACCGCCTTCATCAGCGGCCTGCAGGGCACGTTCTACCAGCAGTTCGCGGTCACGATCGCAGCCTCGACGGCGATCTCCTGCTTCGTCTCGCTGACCCTGTCGCCGGCTCTGGCGGCGCTGCTGCTGAAGCCGCATGGCCATGACGAAGGCCAGAAGAAGGGCTTCTTCTACGCGCTGGGCGCGCCGGTTCGCGGCTTCTTCCACTATTTCAACAAGGGCTTCGACTGGCTCTCGCGCAGCTATGGAGGGCTGACCTCGCGGCTGATCCGCTTCTCGGTGATCCTGCTCATCGCCTATGCCGGGCTGATTGCGCTGACGGCGCAGCGCCTGACATCGACGCCGACCGGCCTCGTGCCGCAGCTCGATCGCGGCTATTTCATTGCCGCCTTCCAGCTCCCCCCCGGCTCCTCGCTGCCGCGCACCGACGCGGTGATCCGCAAGGCATCCGACCTGCTCCTGTCCCGGCCGGGCGTTGCGCACGCCATCGCCTTCGCCGGCCTCGACGGCGCGACCTTCACGATCGCTCCGAATACCGGCGTCGTCTTCGTCAGTCTCAAGCCCTTCGCCGAGCGCCAGAAGGACGGGTTGACGACGCAAGGCATCCTTGGCGACCTCCGCCGGCAGATGTTCAGCATCAGCGAGGCCTTCGCGCTGGTGATCGAGCCTCCGGCCGTGCCGGGCATCGGCACGGGCGGCGGCCTCAAGGGCTATGTCCAGGACCGTTCCGGCCGCGGACTGGCGGCGCTCGAGGGTGCGACCTGGGCCGTGGCGGGTGCCGCCGGCCAGGTGCCGGGCATCCAGCAGCCCTTCACGCTGTTCTCGACCAAGACACCTCAGGTCTTCGCCGACATCGACCGCACCAAGGCGGAAATGCTCGGGGTGCCGGTGACGCGGGTCTTCGAGACGCTGTCGGTCTATATGGGCTCGGCCTATATCAACGACTTCAACCTGCTCGGACGGACTTATCGGGTGACGGCCCAGGCCGACAATCCGTTCCGTCTCGATTTGCGCGACGTCGCCAATCTCAAGACCCGCAATGCCGATGGCGAGATGGTGCCGATCGGCTCGGTGGCGTCGTTCTCCGACACCACCGGCGCTTATCGCGTGCCGCGCTACAATCTCTTCCCGGCTGCCGAAGTGCAGTTGTCGATGGCGCGGGGCTTCTCCACCGGCCAGGGCATCGCGGCGATCGAGAAGATCGCGGCGGAGCGCCTGCCCGCGGGCTTCGGCTTCGAATGGACCGAGATCGCGCTGCAGGAGAAGCTTGCCGGCAACACGGCCGTCATCGCCTTCGGACTGGCGGTGGTCTTCGTCTTCCTGCTGCTGGCGGCATTGTACGAGAGCTGGATGCTGCCGCTGGCGGTCATCCTAATCGTGCCGATGTGCATTCTCGCGGCGATGATCGGCGTGAACCATCAAGGGCTCGACCGCAACATCCTGGTCGATATCGGCCTGGTCGTGCTGGTTGGCCTCGCCGCCAAGAACGCGATCCTGATCGTCGAGTTCGCCAAGCAGGCCGAGGACGAGGGCATGCACCGGCGCGACGCGGCCATCGCCGCTGCGCGGACGCGGTTGCGGCCGATCCTGATGACCTCGCTCGCCTTCATCCTCGGCGTGCTGCCGCTGACGATCTCGGTCGGGGCCGGCGCGGAGATGCGGCAAGCGATGGGCATTGCGGTGTTCTCCGGCATGGTCGGCGTGACCTTCTTCGGCCTGATCTTCACCCCGGTGTTCTATGTGGTGGTGCGCTGGCTCGCAGACCTGCGCAAGAAGAAGACGCCGGCCGAGCCGACCCGTCACGAGCCGACGGCGGCGCATGGCTGA
- a CDS encoding biotin/lipoyl-binding protein gives MLEILLCSLLTILPDYLYRRYRQGKRIGHEITLYSVWFELRWGIITCLMLAVGLITVIFYNHPSTTNATLFFRTVPIVPETSGRVAEIHIRSGEKIARGAPIFSLDSSTQRAAAETARRKIAEVEAGLTVARVDLQTNDAKILEEKSQYQQALDELNTKQELKARNSGTVAEREIERLQNLVEGRQAAVTAATAARESAQTRIAVLLPAEKASAEAALAQAEVDLAKTVVRAGFTGHIEQFALQVGDIVNPFMRPAGILIPEGAGRTMLQAGFGQVEAQVLKVGMIAEVTCLSKPWTIIPMVVTDVQDFIAAGQFRGGEVLIDAQQTRAPGTILTFLEPLYEGGLTGVVPGSSCIANAYTSNHDLIASGKLSTTRSVALHAVDAVGLVHALLLRIQAAVLPIKLLVFGGH, from the coding sequence ATGCTTGAGATTCTGCTGTGCTCGCTGCTGACGATCCTGCCGGACTACCTCTATCGCCGTTACCGCCAGGGCAAGCGGATCGGCCATGAGATCACACTCTATTCCGTCTGGTTCGAGCTGCGCTGGGGCATCATCACCTGCCTGATGCTGGCGGTCGGCCTGATCACGGTGATCTTCTACAACCATCCCTCGACGACCAATGCGACGCTGTTCTTCCGCACGGTGCCGATCGTGCCCGAGACCAGCGGGCGGGTCGCCGAAATCCATATCCGAAGTGGTGAGAAAATTGCGCGGGGCGCGCCGATCTTCAGCCTCGACAGCTCGACGCAGAGGGCTGCGGCCGAAACGGCCCGGCGCAAGATCGCCGAAGTGGAGGCAGGCCTTACTGTCGCCAGGGTCGATCTCCAGACCAACGACGCCAAGATCCTGGAAGAGAAGAGCCAGTATCAACAGGCGCTGGACGAACTGAACACGAAGCAGGAGCTGAAGGCGCGGAACTCGGGCACGGTCGCAGAGCGCGAGATCGAACGCCTCCAGAACCTCGTCGAGGGTCGTCAGGCGGCAGTTACTGCCGCGACCGCTGCGCGCGAATCGGCGCAGACGCGGATCGCCGTGCTGCTGCCGGCCGAGAAGGCCAGTGCGGAGGCGGCTCTGGCCCAGGCCGAAGTCGATCTCGCCAAGACGGTCGTCCGTGCCGGTTTCACCGGCCATATCGAACAATTCGCGCTTCAGGTCGGCGATATCGTCAATCCCTTCATGCGCCCGGCCGGCATCCTGATCCCGGAGGGAGCCGGACGAACCATGCTCCAGGCCGGATTCGGCCAGGTCGAGGCACAGGTGCTCAAGGTCGGCATGATCGCGGAGGTCACCTGCCTGTCGAAACCCTGGACGATCATCCCGATGGTGGTGACGGATGTGCAGGACTTCATCGCGGCGGGGCAGTTCCGTGGCGGCGAAGTGCTTATCGATGCCCAGCAGACGAGGGCGCCTGGCACCATCCTCACCTTTCTCGAACCGCTCTATGAAGGCGGCCTGACCGGCGTCGTCCCGGGCAGCAGCTGCATCGCCAACGCCTATACCAGCAACCATGACCTGATCGCGTCGGGGAAGCTGAGCACGACCAGAAGTGTCGCCCTGCATGCCGTCGACGCAGTCGGGCTCGTCCATGCGCTGCTGCTGCGCATCCAGGCTGCGGTGCTGCCGATCAAGCTGCTGGTCTTCGGCGGACACTGA
- the gatC gene encoding Asp-tRNA(Asn)/Glu-tRNA(Gln) amidotransferase subunit GatC, which translates to MSVDLATVKRVAHLARIAVPEADLPKLQGELNAILGFVEQLNEVNVDGVEPLTSVTPMAMKQREDIVTDGEIAGKIVANAPASDDNYFMVPKVIE; encoded by the coding sequence ATGTCGGTCGATCTCGCCACCGTCAAACGCGTCGCGCATCTGGCGCGCATCGCCGTGCCGGAGGCCGATCTGCCCAAGTTGCAAGGCGAGCTCAACGCCATCCTCGGCTTCGTCGAGCAGCTCAACGAGGTGAATGTCGACGGCGTCGAGCCGCTGACCTCGGTGACGCCGATGGCGATGAAGCAGCGCGAGGATATCGTCACCGATGGCGAGATCGCCGGCAAGATCGTCGCCAACGCGCCTGCTTCGGACGACAACTATTTCATGGTGCCGAAGGTGATCGAGTGA
- a CDS encoding GFA family protein: protein MVADRKVRAGQCHCGAVHFEATLSDGFNSVRRCTCSYCRMRGAVVVMAETGGIKILQGEDALTTYRFHTGSAQHFFCSHCGIYTHHQRRSDQNLYAVNVACLDGVSPFDFPEVPVMDGVNHTNDTGKPTRRAGTLRFIPTE from the coding sequence ATGGTGGCGGACAGGAAGGTTCGGGCTGGCCAATGCCATTGCGGCGCGGTGCATTTCGAGGCAACGCTCAGCGATGGATTCAATTCGGTCCGCCGTTGCACCTGTTCCTACTGCCGGATGCGAGGTGCTGTCGTCGTCATGGCGGAAACGGGTGGCATCAAGATCCTGCAGGGAGAGGATGCGCTCACCACGTACCGCTTCCATACCGGGTCAGCGCAGCACTTCTTCTGTTCGCACTGCGGAATATACACGCACCATCAAAGGCGTTCCGACCAGAACCTGTATGCCGTGAACGTGGCCTGCCTGGACGGGGTCAGCCCGTTCGATTTCCCCGAGGTGCCGGTCATGGACGGCGTCAATCACACCAACGACACCGGCAAGCCGACGCGTCGGGCAGGCACGCTACGCTTCATCCCGACTGAGTGA